A stretch of Synechococcus sp. MIT S9220 DNA encodes these proteins:
- a CDS encoding glycoside hydrolase family 57 protein, giving the protein MANGALALVLHAHLPFVRGAEAHSLEEDWFFQALIECYLPLLETLERAAADPKQSPQLTMGLSPTLLSLLADPTLRQRFPAWIQARLNLLQHAPADRRAAAEHLTSSFQRHLAAWHRCDGNLIPRFSELQRQGVLDLLTCGATHGYLPLLREHPEVVRAQLRTAVREHHRLLGERPLGIWLPECAYYEGLDRWMRDAGLRYAVLDGHGLLHAQPRPRYGVYAPIVSRQGVAFFGRDSDATLPVWSAKDGYPGDPWYREFHRDLGWDLPAEQIEAMGLPAQRPLGLKLHRVSDPAGGLDGKQPYQPERALARTRDHAQHFLEGRRRQLDKLSDGMAIEPLLVAPFDAELFGHWWFEGPGFLAELFRQAPVQNIRFTSLRGVLNAQPNLQMCDPCPSSWGRGGFHDYWLNETNAWIIPEWSRAGRVMVDRCSRGVGSELDLRLLHQAGRELLLAQSSDWSFILRAGTTTELARERIERHLERFWRLIAAIERREQLPEGWLEELEEEDALFPLIQPADWSRINA; this is encoded by the coding sequence GTGGCCAACGGGGCACTGGCTCTTGTTCTGCACGCCCATCTGCCGTTCGTCCGGGGCGCAGAAGCTCACTCGCTTGAAGAGGACTGGTTCTTCCAGGCTCTGATCGAGTGCTATCTGCCCCTGCTGGAGACGCTCGAGCGAGCTGCTGCCGATCCGAAGCAGAGCCCACAGCTGACCATGGGGCTGTCGCCGACCCTGCTGTCACTCCTCGCGGATCCCACTCTCAGACAGCGTTTTCCCGCCTGGATTCAAGCGCGACTCAACCTGTTGCAGCATGCCCCGGCTGACCGACGAGCAGCAGCGGAGCATCTAACCAGCAGCTTCCAGCGCCACCTCGCAGCCTGGCATCGCTGTGATGGCAACCTGATTCCGCGCTTCTCAGAACTCCAGCGCCAGGGCGTTCTCGATCTGCTCACCTGTGGTGCGACCCATGGGTATTTACCTCTGCTGAGAGAGCACCCAGAGGTTGTGCGTGCTCAGTTGCGAACTGCCGTTAGAGAGCACCACAGATTGCTGGGAGAAAGGCCTCTTGGCATCTGGCTGCCCGAATGCGCTTACTACGAAGGACTGGATCGCTGGATGCGCGATGCAGGACTGCGCTACGCCGTTCTCGATGGCCACGGACTTCTGCATGCCCAACCCCGCCCGCGTTATGGGGTGTATGCGCCGATTGTGAGCCGTCAGGGAGTGGCCTTCTTCGGTCGCGACAGTGATGCCACTCTTCCAGTCTGGTCAGCAAAGGATGGCTATCCAGGCGATCCCTGGTATCGGGAATTTCACCGAGATCTGGGTTGGGATTTGCCAGCAGAACAGATTGAAGCCATGGGTCTGCCAGCCCAGCGTCCGTTGGGACTGAAATTGCACCGCGTCAGCGATCCTGCAGGCGGCCTGGATGGCAAGCAGCCCTATCAGCCCGAACGGGCTCTAGCGCGCACCCGTGACCATGCCCAGCATTTTCTGGAGGGCCGTCGGCGGCAGCTCGACAAGCTCAGCGACGGGATGGCCATCGAACCTCTGCTCGTTGCTCCCTTTGATGCCGAGCTTTTCGGCCACTGGTGGTTTGAAGGTCCAGGGTTTTTGGCCGAACTGTTTCGACAGGCACCAGTACAGAACATCCGATTCACCAGCCTGCGTGGTGTGCTGAACGCTCAACCGAATCTTCAGATGTGCGATCCCTGCCCCTCCAGCTGGGGTAGGGGTGGCTTTCACGATTATTGGCTCAACGAGACCAACGCCTGGATCATTCCTGAATGGAGCCGAGCAGGTCGAGTCATGGTGGATCGCTGCAGCCGCGGTGTTGGCAGCGAACTGGATCTTCGTCTATTGCATCAGGCCGGGCGGGAACTGCTGCTAGCTCAGTCTTCGGACTGGAGTTTCATTCTCAGGGCAGGCACCACAACGGAACTGGCCCGAGAGCGCATTGAGCGTCACCTCGAACGCTTCTGGCGCTTGATCGCCGCAATCGAGCGACGGGAGCAACTACCGGAGGGATGGCTGGAAGAGCTGGAGGAGGAAGACGCACTCTTCCCCTTGATTCAGCCGGCTGACTGGAGCCGCATTAACGCCTGA
- a CDS encoding CAAD domain-containing protein has translation MSSDKPSEKQAPAESINPDLSAQGDITDRGVEQEPIPAVETTAVEATAAEATAAETPVAPEPAEQPVTAPASPSIAERISVPAQASADSSEEDGGEWDLLSNRIKQFFEANNLQDQWQSLRQPLFLLGGLIVVILTMRIYGGILDAIATVPLAPRLFQLVGTFYAVWFAATRLIRAEERKKISANVNDLWTSLRGGSKS, from the coding sequence ATGTCGTCCGACAAGCCCTCCGAAAAGCAAGCTCCTGCCGAATCCATCAATCCGGATCTTTCAGCTCAGGGCGACATCACGGACCGAGGAGTCGAGCAGGAGCCCATCCCAGCTGTTGAGACAACTGCTGTTGAGGCAACTGCTGCTGAGGCAACTGCTGCTGAGACACCAGTGGCTCCAGAACCGGCCGAACAACCCGTCACAGCGCCAGCCTCACCGTCGATCGCAGAACGCATCAGCGTTCCAGCTCAGGCATCTGCAGACAGCAGCGAAGAAGACGGCGGCGAATGGGATCTGCTGTCCAACCGCATCAAGCAGTTCTTTGAGGCCAACAACCTTCAAGATCAATGGCAGAGCCTCCGCCAGCCTCTCTTTCTGCTCGGCGGACTGATTGTCGTCATCTTGACGATGAGGATCTATGGAGGAATCCTCGACGCCATCGCCACGGTTCCACTGGCTCCTCGACTGTTTCAGCTGGTCGGCACCTTTTATGCCGTCTGGTTTGCAGCCACTCGCTTGATCCGCGCAGAAGAGCGGAAAAAGATTTCGGCAAACGTGAATGATCTCTGGACCAGCTTGCGCGGGGGCTCAAAGTCCTGA
- the crtL gene encoding lycopene beta cyclase encodes MARCADVLVIGGGPAALCIASELHQRGVAVEGIALEPVDAAWPNTYGIWVDELKVLDLEDLIEHRWSDTVSYFGEGGTTAQDQSHAHGIDYGLFDRAALQRYWLDRAQGVTWHQGSAEGVEAGPAITTVTCSSGETMQARLVIDASGSRTPHIRRPDQGPVAGQAAYGVVGRFSMPPIEPGRFVLMDYRCDHLSGEQRLEPPTFLYAMDLGDGVFFVEETSLALAPGVPYDLLKRRLQQRLDRRGVQITEVIHEEFCLFPMNLPLPDRSQPVLAFGGAASMVHPASGYMVGSLLRRAPGLAEALAAALADPSLGSVDLARRGWQALWPMELVLRHQLYQFGLGRLMGFNERLLRTHFSTFFSLAREDWFGFLTNTLPLPRLMGVMLRLFALSPWELRRGLVLGAAQRQAPAFRR; translated from the coding sequence TTGGCTCGCTGCGCTGATGTGCTGGTGATTGGCGGCGGTCCAGCCGCCCTCTGCATTGCTTCCGAGCTTCACCAGCGCGGAGTTGCTGTGGAGGGCATTGCTCTCGAGCCCGTGGATGCAGCATGGCCCAACACCTACGGAATCTGGGTCGATGAGTTGAAAGTCCTCGACCTTGAGGATCTGATTGAGCATCGCTGGAGCGACACGGTCAGTTATTTCGGTGAAGGCGGCACAACGGCTCAGGATCAGAGCCATGCTCACGGGATCGACTACGGCTTGTTCGATCGGGCTGCCCTGCAGCGCTATTGGCTCGATCGGGCTCAAGGGGTGACTTGGCATCAGGGCAGTGCTGAAGGGGTAGAGGCTGGCCCTGCGATTACCACGGTGACTTGTTCATCCGGCGAAACGATGCAAGCGCGTTTGGTGATCGATGCCTCCGGCTCGCGTACGCCACACATTCGCCGTCCTGATCAGGGGCCGGTGGCGGGTCAAGCGGCCTATGGCGTGGTGGGTCGTTTCTCTATGCCGCCGATTGAACCGGGCCGCTTTGTGTTGATGGACTATCGCTGTGATCACCTCAGCGGCGAGCAGCGCCTCGAACCACCCACATTTCTCTATGCAATGGATCTGGGCGATGGGGTGTTTTTTGTGGAGGAAACCTCGCTCGCCTTGGCACCCGGCGTTCCTTACGACCTGCTCAAGCGGCGGCTGCAACAACGACTTGATCGTCGGGGAGTTCAGATCACCGAGGTGATCCATGAGGAGTTCTGCCTGTTTCCCATGAATCTGCCGCTGCCCGATCGTAGCCAGCCGGTGCTGGCCTTTGGTGGTGCGGCGAGCATGGTGCATCCGGCATCGGGCTACATGGTGGGCTCGCTGTTGCGTCGTGCTCCAGGGCTGGCTGAAGCTCTGGCGGCCGCTCTGGCCGACCCGTCGCTTGGATCAGTCGATCTTGCCCGGCGAGGCTGGCAGGCGCTCTGGCCAATGGAGCTGGTGCTGCGCCATCAGCTCTATCAATTCGGGCTCGGTCGTTTGATGGGATTCAACGAAAGGCTGCTTCGGACCCATTTCTCCACTTTTTTCTCCCTGGCAAGAGAAGACTGGTTCGGCTTTCTGACCAACACCCTGCCGCTGCCACGCCTGATGGGCGTGATGTTGCGACTGTTTGCCCTGTCCCCGTGGGAACTCAGGCGAGGTCTTGTGCTGGGAGCCGCGCAGCGGCAGGCTCCAGCCTTCAGGCGTTAA
- a CDS encoding GuaB3 family IMP dehydrogenase-related protein, whose product MDIQLGRSKVVRRAYGIDEIALVPGGKTVDPEVTNTSWSIGGIEREIPIIASAMDGVVDVEMAVNLSRLGALGVINLEGVQTRYEDPNSVLDRIASVGKDEFVPLMQEIYSQPVQESLIRKRIQAIKAQGGIAAVSGTPVAALRFGKAIAEAGADLFFVQATVVSTNHIGPEGQETLDLEALCRDLGVPVVIGNCVTYDVALQLMRAGAAAVMVGIGPGAACTSRGVLGVGIPQATAVADCAAAREDYQKESNRYVPIVADGGIVTGGDICKCIACGADAVMIGSPIARAEEAPGRGFHWGMATPSPVLPRGTRINVGSTGSLERILRGPAKLDDGTHNLLGCLKTSMGTLGARTIKEMQLVEVVVAPSLLTEGKVYQKAQHLGMGK is encoded by the coding sequence GTGGACATTCAGCTCGGACGCTCCAAGGTTGTACGCCGGGCCTATGGCATCGATGAAATCGCACTGGTGCCTGGCGGCAAAACCGTGGATCCGGAGGTGACCAACACCAGCTGGTCGATCGGAGGAATCGAACGAGAGATCCCCATCATCGCCAGCGCCATGGATGGCGTCGTGGATGTGGAGATGGCCGTCAATCTCTCCAGATTGGGAGCGCTTGGTGTGATCAACCTGGAGGGAGTCCAGACCCGTTACGAAGACCCGAACAGCGTTCTCGATCGCATTGCATCCGTCGGCAAGGACGAGTTCGTTCCTCTGATGCAGGAGATCTACAGCCAGCCGGTGCAGGAGTCCTTGATCCGCAAGCGCATCCAGGCCATCAAGGCCCAGGGTGGTATCGCCGCTGTCAGCGGAACCCCGGTCGCAGCCCTGCGCTTCGGGAAAGCGATCGCCGAGGCAGGGGCCGATCTCTTTTTTGTGCAGGCCACTGTGGTGTCAACGAATCACATCGGACCGGAGGGCCAGGAGACACTCGACCTTGAAGCCCTTTGTCGAGACCTGGGAGTTCCCGTCGTGATTGGCAATTGCGTGACTTACGACGTCGCTCTTCAGCTGATGCGCGCCGGAGCCGCTGCCGTGATGGTTGGAATCGGCCCTGGAGCGGCCTGCACCTCTCGAGGTGTGCTGGGTGTTGGCATCCCACAGGCCACGGCAGTGGCGGACTGCGCCGCGGCCCGCGAGGACTACCAGAAAGAAAGCAATCGCTACGTTCCCATCGTCGCCGACGGCGGCATTGTGACGGGCGGAGACATCTGCAAATGCATCGCCTGTGGAGCTGATGCCGTGATGATCGGCTCACCGATCGCCCGCGCAGAGGAAGCCCCTGGCCGTGGTTTTCACTGGGGAATGGCCACACCGAGTCCGGTACTACCCCGCGGCACCCGGATCAACGTCGGAAGCACAGGAAGCCTGGAACGCATTCTTCGTGGGCCGGCAAAACTGGATGACGGAACCCACAACCTGCTGGGCTGCCTGAAGACCTCCATGGGAACCCTCGGAGCACGCACCATCAAAGAGATGCAGCTAGTTGAAGTGGTCGTGGCTCCATCGCTGCTCACCGAGGGCAAGGTGTACCAGAAAGCCCAGCACCTCGGCATGGGCAAATAA
- the gyrA gene encoding DNA gyrase subunit A produces MADSVGPGSGGPGDSDDRIIQTDLRNEMSRSYLEYAMSVIVGRALPDARDGLKPVHRRILYAMYELGLTSDRPYRKCARVVGEVLGKYHPHGDTAVYDALVRMAQSFSMSMPLIDGHGNFGSVDNDPPAAMRYTESRLQALTTDSLLEDIEAETVDFIDNFDGSQQEPTVLPSRIPQLLLNGSAGIAVGMATNIPPHNLGELIAGLLALIENPEIGDPELMALIPGPDFPTGGQILGRTGIKETYLSGRGSVTMRGVAGIETLEVPGRPDRDAVIITELPYQTNKAALIERIAEMVNDKKLEGISDIRDESDRDGMRIVVELRRDAYPQVVLNNLYKLTPLQSNFSAYMLALVNGEPILLTLRKMLEVFLDFRVETIERRTRYLLRKAEERDHILLGLLLALDQLDPIIALIRAAPDTATARQQLQDRHGLSDVQADAILQMQLRRLTALEADKIRLEHEDLVAKIADYKDILGRRERVFGLIKDELHQLNERHAVPRRTEILDLGGGLEDIDLIANERSVVLVTETGYLKRMPVSEFEATSRGTRGKAGTRSQGEDAVKLFIGCNDHDTLLLFSDRGVSYALPAYRVPQCSRTAKGTPVVQLLPIPREEAITSLLAVSEFNDDTDLLMLTQGGFIKRTRLSAFSNIRSNGLIAIGLEDGDALTWVRLSVPGDSVLIGSKAGMTIHFRLSDDELRPLGRTARGVRSMNLRSGDELVSMDVLPVELADQIAASSDDGDDEGTPASEGPWVLVASAAGLGKRVPVTQFRLQKRAGMGLRAMKFRTDADQLVGLSVLGAGEELLLVSEKGVIVRTSADAIPQQSRAATGVRLQKLDKGDHLLKVVLVPPEAESHELDDASADSDSSEAGEVNAESAPADS; encoded by the coding sequence ATGGCGGATTCAGTGGGGCCCGGCAGCGGCGGTCCCGGCGATTCCGACGATCGGATCATCCAGACGGACCTGCGCAACGAAATGTCGCGCTCGTACCTCGAGTACGCGATGAGCGTGATCGTCGGCAGAGCTCTGCCTGACGCCCGTGATGGTCTCAAACCTGTCCATCGCAGGATTCTCTATGCGATGTATGAGCTGGGTCTCACCAGCGACCGTCCTTACCGCAAGTGCGCGCGTGTGGTGGGTGAAGTGCTCGGCAAATATCACCCCCACGGGGATACAGCCGTCTACGACGCACTGGTGCGGATGGCCCAGAGCTTCTCCATGTCGATGCCCTTGATCGACGGGCATGGCAATTTCGGCTCGGTGGACAATGATCCGCCAGCCGCCATGCGATACACCGAATCGCGGTTGCAGGCACTCACCACCGACTCCCTGCTCGAAGACATCGAGGCGGAGACCGTCGATTTCATTGACAACTTCGACGGTTCGCAGCAAGAGCCCACGGTTCTGCCATCACGGATCCCTCAGCTGCTGCTCAACGGCTCGGCAGGAATCGCCGTGGGCATGGCGACCAATATCCCTCCTCATAACCTGGGAGAGCTGATCGCTGGTCTTCTGGCCCTGATCGAGAACCCTGAGATCGGCGATCCCGAGCTGATGGCCCTGATCCCAGGCCCGGATTTTCCGACCGGAGGCCAGATCCTGGGTCGCACTGGAATCAAGGAGACCTATCTCAGTGGTCGCGGCTCGGTGACGATGCGCGGCGTGGCCGGGATCGAAACACTCGAGGTACCCGGCCGTCCTGATCGCGATGCCGTGATCATTACCGAACTCCCTTATCAGACCAACAAAGCAGCGCTGATTGAGCGCATCGCCGAGATGGTCAACGACAAGAAACTGGAGGGGATTTCCGATATCCGTGATGAAAGCGATCGCGACGGCATGCGCATCGTTGTGGAGCTTCGCCGCGATGCTTATCCGCAGGTGGTGCTGAACAACCTCTACAAGCTCACGCCTCTGCAGAGCAATTTCAGCGCTTACATGCTCGCCCTTGTGAACGGTGAGCCAATCCTGCTCACCCTGCGCAAGATGCTCGAGGTGTTCCTCGACTTCAGGGTCGAGACGATCGAGCGCCGTACGCGTTACTTGCTGCGAAAGGCAGAGGAACGTGATCACATCCTGCTGGGTCTGCTGCTGGCCCTCGACCAGCTCGATCCGATCATCGCCCTGATCAGGGCTGCCCCCGACACCGCCACAGCGCGTCAGCAGCTGCAGGACCGTCATGGTTTGAGCGATGTTCAGGCGGACGCGATCCTGCAAATGCAGCTGCGGAGACTCACTGCGCTTGAAGCCGACAAGATTCGCTTAGAGCATGAGGATCTGGTCGCCAAGATCGCCGATTACAAAGACATTCTCGGTCGTCGTGAGCGGGTCTTCGGTCTGATCAAGGACGAACTCCATCAGCTCAACGAGCGTCATGCCGTGCCGCGTCGCACGGAGATTCTCGACCTTGGTGGCGGCCTCGAAGACATCGATTTGATCGCGAACGAGCGGTCAGTCGTGCTGGTGACCGAAACGGGTTATCTCAAGCGGATGCCGGTGAGTGAATTTGAAGCCACCAGTCGCGGTACCCGCGGTAAGGCCGGCACCAGAAGCCAGGGTGAAGATGCGGTGAAGCTGTTCATCGGCTGCAACGACCACGACACCCTGTTGTTGTTCAGCGACCGAGGTGTGTCGTATGCCCTGCCGGCGTATCGCGTGCCTCAGTGCAGCCGAACGGCCAAGGGAACACCTGTGGTGCAGTTGCTGCCCATTCCCAGGGAGGAGGCGATCACTTCTCTGCTGGCGGTGTCTGAGTTCAATGACGACACCGATCTGTTGATGCTGACCCAGGGGGGATTCATCAAACGAACCCGGCTGTCGGCGTTCAGCAACATCCGCTCCAACGGTCTGATCGCCATCGGTCTTGAGGATGGTGATGCGCTCACCTGGGTACGGCTCTCCGTGCCCGGAGACAGCGTGCTCATCGGCTCGAAAGCTGGAATGACCATTCATTTCCGCCTCAGCGACGATGAACTGCGCCCTCTGGGCCGCACCGCCCGTGGTGTTCGCTCGATGAATCTGCGCTCAGGAGATGAACTGGTGAGCATGGATGTGCTGCCTGTGGAGCTGGCCGATCAGATCGCTGCAAGCTCCGACGACGGTGATGACGAAGGCACCCCAGCCAGTGAGGGTCCCTGGGTCCTCGTGGCCTCGGCAGCGGGCCTTGGCAAGAGAGTGCCGGTGACGCAATTCCGTCTGCAGAAGCGAGCTGGAATGGGTCTTAGGGCCATGAAATTCCGCACCGATGCTGATCAGCTGGTGGGTCTGAGTGTTCTTGGAGCCGGTGAAGAGTTACTGCTGGTGAGTGAAAAAGGGGTGATCGTCAGAACCAGTGCTGATGCCATTCCTCAGCAATCACGAGCAGCCACGGGCGTTCGCCTTCAGAAGCTCGACAAGGGTGATCACCTCCTCAAGGTCGTGTTGGTTCCACCGGAAGCCGAGTCGCATGAGCTTGATGACGCCTCAGCCGACTCTGATTCCAGTGAGGCTGGCGAGGTCAATGCTGAGAGTGCGCCTGCGGATAGCTGA